In Gossypium arboreum isolate Shixiya-1 chromosome 6, ASM2569848v2, whole genome shotgun sequence, the following are encoded in one genomic region:
- the LOC108486265 gene encoding putative serine/threonine-protein kinase: MDRSLQAVIAAILSFFLVSIVLAFLILICKSTKKSTRPNPPQTRSLNRTQPAPNPPDLTTCDSAAFDPSLKRLDMAELASATKNFSSDLIIGDGSFGIVYKATLSYGVTVAIKKLDPNAFQGLREFRAEMETLGKLRHDNIIKILGFCSSGVDRVLIYEFIERGSLDQWLYDEEQENTIGRLTLSWDTRKKIVNGIANGLAYLHGLDTPIIHRDIKASNVLLDSDFEPHIADFGLARQVKEAHSHVSTQVAGTMGYMPPEYREGNTAATVMADVYSFGILMIEIATQNRPNWPVRFEGKDMGLVEWARKMVAQNRQIEMIYQKIPNKELIEDEVKEYFRIACMCTNELSKERPVMSQVVELLSRISS; encoded by the coding sequence ATGGATCGAAGTCTTCAAGCAGTTATTGCAGCAATCTTAAGCTTCTTTTTAGTCTCTATAGTCTTAGCTTTCCTCATCTTAATCTGCAAATCAACTAAAAAGTCCACCCGCCCAAACCCTCCTCAAACCCGGTCCTTAAACCGAACCCAACCCGCCCCTAATCCTCCCGATCTCACCACATGCGACAGCGCCGCCTTCGACCCCTCTCTCAAACGTCTTGACATGGCGGAACTAGCTTCCGCCACGAAGAACTTCTCCTCCGACCTCATCATTGGCGACGGTAGCTTCGGAATAGTTTACAAAGCTACCCTCTCTTACGGTGTCACCGTCGCAATTAAAAAACTCGACCCAAATGCCTTTCAGGGGCTCCGGGAGTTCCGAGCTGAGATGGAAACCCTAGGCAAGCTGCGTCACGACAACATCATCAAGATCCTCGGGTTCTGTTCTTCGGGTGTGGATCGGGTTTTGATATATGAATTCATTGAGAGAGGAAGCTTGGACCAATGGTTGTACGATGAGGAACAAGAAAACACGATTGGCCGTTTAACGTTATCTTGGGATACGAGGAAGAAGATAGTGAATGGGATAGCTAATGGTCTGGCATATTTACATGGCCTTGATACGCCCATTATCCACAGAGATATCAAGGCTAGCAATGTCTTGCTGGATAGCGATTTTGAGCCCCATATCGCTGATTTCGGACTCGCTCGGCAAGTCAAAGAGGCCCATTCCCACGTATCCACACAAGTCGCTGGGACTATGGGATACATGCCGCCCGAGTACCGTGAAGGAAACACTGCTGCGACAGTGATGGCCGATGTTTATAGTTTCGGGATATTAATGATCGAGATTGCCACCCAAAATCGTCCCAATTGGCCGGTGAGGTTCGAGGGGAAAGATATGGGACTAGTGGAGTGGGCTAGAAAAATGGTGGCCCAAAATCGACAAATCGAAATGATATATCAAAAGATCCCAAATAAAGAGTTAATCGAGGATGAGGTTAAGGAGTATTTCCGAATTGCATGTATGTGTACAAATGAACTTTCCAAAGAAAGGCCTGTCATGAGCCAAGTTGTTGAGCTGTTGAGTCGAATTTCTTCATGA